One Rhodoferax ferrireducens T118 DNA segment encodes these proteins:
- the nhaD gene encoding sodium:proton antiporter NhaD, which translates to MIAAISVIFVLSYLAIALEHPLKISKSASALMGAGWLWTIYALASGDVNQVNADLDRSLMGTAQIVFFLMGAMTIVEVVDAHEGFLAITSRIKTTRLSTLMWMIGFVSFFLSSILDNLTTTIVMISLVKKLLDKRDDRLFFAGIIVIAANAGGAWTPIGDVTTTMLWIGGQITTLAIMKGLFLASLTNLLVPLAVTSFVLGARPVVPPPRRQDADTLHSTAFERNLMLFLGLAILVGVPVFKTVTHLPPFMGILFGLGMLWMVGDLLHLKKEESQKQHLTLVRALTRIDMSSIVFFIGILMAVAVLEHTHILTALAKSLDELVGRQEIIVMVIGLASAVVDNVPLVAASMGMYTLAQYPTDSFLWEFVAYCAGTGGSILIIGSAAGVAAMGLEKIDFIWYMRKISGLALIGYFAGAAVYIVQNQLLH; encoded by the coding sequence ATGATTGCCGCCATCTCCGTCATTTTTGTCTTGTCCTACCTGGCGATTGCGCTGGAGCATCCGCTCAAGATCAGCAAGTCAGCCTCCGCCCTGATGGGCGCGGGCTGGTTGTGGACCATTTATGCGCTGGCCAGCGGTGACGTGAACCAAGTCAATGCTGACCTCGACCGCTCGCTGATGGGCACCGCGCAGATTGTTTTCTTTTTGATGGGGGCCATGACCATTGTCGAGGTGGTCGATGCGCATGAGGGCTTTCTGGCCATCACCTCGCGCATCAAGACTACCCGCCTGTCGACGCTGATGTGGATGATCGGTTTTGTGTCGTTTTTCCTGAGCTCGATCTTGGACAATCTGACCACCACCATCGTCATGATTTCACTCGTGAAGAAGCTGCTCGACAAACGGGATGACCGCCTGTTCTTTGCCGGCATCATCGTCATTGCCGCCAATGCCGGCGGTGCCTGGACGCCGATTGGAGACGTCACCACCACCATGCTCTGGATCGGCGGCCAGATCACCACACTGGCGATCATGAAGGGCCTCTTTCTTGCATCGTTGACCAATCTGCTTGTGCCGCTGGCAGTCACCAGTTTCGTCCTCGGCGCGCGTCCGGTGGTGCCGCCACCGCGCAGGCAGGACGCGGACACGCTGCACTCGACCGCTTTCGAGCGCAACCTGATGTTGTTTCTCGGCCTGGCTATTCTGGTCGGGGTGCCGGTGTTCAAGACCGTGACGCACCTGCCGCCCTTCATGGGCATTTTGTTTGGTCTTGGCATGTTGTGGATGGTGGGCGATTTGTTGCACCTGAAAAAGGAAGAAAGCCAGAAGCAACACCTGACGCTGGTGCGCGCGCTGACGCGCATTGACATGAGCTCCATCGTCTTCTTTATCGGCATCCTGATGGCCGTGGCGGTGCTGGAGCACACCCACATCCTGACCGCCCTGGCGAAATCACTGGATGAGTTGGTTGGGCGCCAGGAAATCATTGTCATGGTCATTGGTCTTGCCAGTGCCGTGGTGGATAACGTGCCGCTGGTGGCTGCGTCCATGGGTATGTACACGCTGGCACAGTACCCCACTGACAGTTTCCTGTGGGAGTTCGTCGCTTACTGCGCCGGTACCGGTGGCTCAATTCTTATCATCGGCTCGGCCGCGGGTGTGGCCGCCATGGGCCTGGAAAAAATTGATTTCATCTGGTACATGCGCAAGATCAGCGGGCTGGCACTGATTGGTTATTTTGCGGGCGCGGCGGTTTACATCGTGCAAAACCAGTTGCTGCATTGA